In Humulus lupulus chromosome 7, drHumLupu1.1, whole genome shotgun sequence, the following are encoded in one genomic region:
- the LOC133790992 gene encoding uncharacterized protein LOC133790992 translates to MGFFTNQSFISLSIFLLIVSPSLVLASVNVVVSDERTAYEFINSFGFPTGILPKGVVGYDYDPSSGKFAAYFNGTCSFSVEGSYQLKYRSAINGYISMGELSRLEGVSVKLFWFWIDIVEVKRVGDDLEFSVGIAGAGFPVDNFVESPQCGCGLNCMNFQVRKLKTNVTVSSY, encoded by the coding sequence ATGGGTTTCTTCACTAACCAAAGCTTCATATCACTctcaattttccttctaattgTATCCCCTTCACTAGTTTTAGCCTCAGTAAACGTCGTCGTTTCTGACGAGCGCACGGCCTATGAATTTATCAATAGCTTCGGCTTTCCCACTGGGATTCTTCCCAAAGGTGTGGTGGGTTACGATTATGATCCCTCTTCTGGAAAATTCGCTGCCTATTTCAATGGTACCTGTAGTTTTTCTGTCGAAGGATCGTATCAGTTGAAATATAGATCCGCCATTAATGGGTATATTTCAATGGGAGAGCTCTCAAGATTAGAGGGGGTTAGTGTAAAGTTGTTCTGGTTTTGGATTGATATCGTGGAAGTCAAACGAGTCGGCGACGATCTCGAATTCTCGGTGGGCATAGCCGGAGCGGGTTTCCCAGTTGATAATTTTGTAGAGAGCCCTCAATGTGGGTGTGGTTTAAACTGCATGAATTTTCAAGTAAGGAAGCTTAAAACAAATGTTACTGTTTCTTCATATTGA